Proteins encoded together in one Penaeus vannamei isolate JL-2024 chromosome 11, ASM4276789v1, whole genome shotgun sequence window:
- the LOC113818843 gene encoding uncharacterized protein translates to MNSAPTYHLTSNISPHLNISPHVNTSPPTYHHTNTSPPTYHLTNISPHANTSTHVNTSPPTYQLTSTPHLQHVTSPPTYHLTSTPHLHHITSRQHLTSNIPPHVNTSPPTYHLTSTPHFQHVNSHQHLTSNISPHVNTSPPTYHLTPTPHLQHITSHQHLTSNISPHVNTSLPTYYLTSNISPHVNTSPPTYHLTRQHLTSNISPHVNTSPPTYYLTSNISPHVNTSPPTYHLTPTPHLQHITSHQHLTSNISPHVNTSLPTYYLTSNISPHVITSPPTYHLTSNISPHLQHITSPPTYHLTSNMSPHVNTSLPTCQLTSYLRACPDSCLTINVCFFEWLKDILKKFSSVCCLIA, encoded by the coding sequence ATGAACTCAGCTCCAACATATCACCTCACCTCCAACATATCACCTCACCTCAACATATCACCTCACGTCAACACCTCACCTCCAACATATCACCACACCAACACCTCACCTCCAACATATCACCTCACCAACATATCACCTCACGCCAACACCTCAACTCACGTCAACACCTCACCTCCAACATATCAACTCACGTCAACACCTCACCTCCAACATGTCACCTCACCTCCAACATATCACCTCACGTCAACACCTCACCTCCATCATATCACCTCACGTCAACACCTCACCTCCAACATACCACCTCACGTCAACACCTCACCTCCAACATATCACCTCACGTCAACACCTCACTTCCAACATGTCAACTCACACCAACACCTCACCTCCAACATATCACCTCACGTCAACACCTCACCTCCAACATATCACCTCACACCAACACCTCACCTCCAACATATCACCTCACACCAACACCTCACCTCCAACATATCACCTCACGTCAACACCTCACTTCCAACATATTACCTCACCTCCAACATATCACCTCACGTCAACACCTCACCTCCAACATATCACCTCACACGTCAACACCTCACCTCCAACATATCACCTCACGTCAACACCTCACCTCCAACATATTACCTCACCTCCAACATATCACCTCACGTCAACACCTCACCTCCAACATATCACCTCACACCAACACCTCACCTCCAACATATCACCTCACACCAACACCTCACCTCCAACATATCACCTCACGTCAACACCTCACTTCCAACATATTACCTCACCTCCAACATATCACCTCACGTCATCACCTCACCTCCAACATATCACCTCACCTCCAACATATCACCTCACCTCCAACATATCACCTCACCTCCAACATATCACCTCACCTCCAACATGTCACCTCACGTCAACACCTCACTTCCAACATGTCAACTCACGTCATACCTCAGAGCGTGCCCTGACAGCTGCCTCACGATAAACGTGTGTTTCTTTGAATGGCTGAAAGACATTCTTAAGAAATTCTCTTCCGTGTGTTGCCTTATTGCATAA